Part of the Pyrobaculum calidifontis JCM 11548 genome, CGACGTAGCACTGGCGGCAGTTAAGAGGTACATACCCGAGGCCAAGTTCGTGCCCCCGTCTGGCTCCATGTTCATATTCGTAGACTTATCTAGGTATATAGTAGACGGCGAAGAATTTGCCAAAGTCCTCCTCGAGAAACACGGCGTAGCCACAGTGCCCGGCTCGTACTTCAGCGAAGTATACAAGGCGGCTCTACGCATCTCCTTCGTAACCGAAACCACAGAGAGAATAGAGGAAGGAATTAGGCGGATAGGAGAAGCCCTCTCCGCAACCTAGCTAAAACAGCCGCGGCCTTGGCGCGGGCGAGTCCCCGCTAGGACTTTAGCAGATTGGCTAGTTTTTCTCTTATTTGTGCCAACTCGCGCCTGAGTTGTTCTACCTCTTGCCTTAGCCGCGCGTTTTCCTCGGCAAGCTGTTCGCAACCCTTAGGCGCCGCTGGTTTACATTTGTCGCTTCTAACCCAGTAGTAGAACTCCGTCTTATCTTTCTGCCACTTCAACTCGCCGCTTGCCAAATCCACCTCCACCTCTGTTATAATCATAAATATGTCGCCTTTGTCGAGCCCGTAGCGTGGGGCAACTTCGTTGAAAAACCACTCCTTCAGTGCGTCAAACATCTCACGGCTACTCCTCCTAAAGCCCTCTGAGTCCCTTATCTTGCCAAAGATCTCCTCGCCCTGAGGCCCAAACTTCTCTCTAAGCGAGCCGGCAATTGCGCCAAAGAGAAGTCTAAAGAAGTCGGGCCTCCCGCCTACTCCGTATCTTCCAAAGAGCCGCCCTGCCGACGTCTTGCCAGTGTTCCACCTTATGATTAGTATCTGCCTACCTCCCCGCTCTTCTACGTGCGCCCGCTCCACCGTCCTCTCCTCCTCTGCCATATGTATAGTAAAGCTCATAAATAAAAATCCGAACGCTCTGTTGTGTATTACAACATAGCCAGAGGGCGTATAGCAACGGGATGTGAGTTGTGCCTACTGGGGGCGAAGAGCGTGATATTCATAACAGGCGTCTGCCCCCTGAACTGCTTCTACTGCCCGGTGGGGAGAGACCGCTTTGGGAGAGACGTAATTTTTGTAAACGACGTGCCCGTCG contains:
- a CDS encoding transcription factor: MAEEERTVERAHVEERGGRQILIIRWNTGKTSAGRLFGRYGVGGRPDFFRLLFGAIAGSLREKFGPQGEEIFGKIRDSEGFRRSSREMFDALKEWFFNEVAPRYGLDKGDIFMIITEVEVDLASGELKWQKDKTEFYYWVRSDKCKPAAPKGCEQLAEENARLRQEVEQLRRELAQIREKLANLLKS